The genomic stretch CAGAAACAGCTTGTAATCTTAATGGTGTGTTGTGATGCAAATCGGAGTCATGAACTACCGCTTGTGCTGACTGGGAAATCCCAACAACCACTTTGTTTTCGACACAGTGACATAAATACACTACCAGTGCAATATTGCACTTAGAAGAAACTGTACACAGACAGAAAAGTATTCTCTTGGTGGTTCCACTAAAGTTTTGCACCAACAGTGAGAAAAGAGCTGAAGAAGAAAAATCTTACATTGAAAGCTCTCCCTGTTATTGACAATGTTGTCAGTCATCCATCTGATTTGACTGTAAAGTTTGGTAGTATGCAAATACCAATGTCTCTTCCATCACTCAGTTTGACAGTCTTGCTTCAGCACAAAGAGAATTTTGGAATCAACTAAATGTCATTATCAAAATTGTCTTCTTGCTGAACGAATGTGAAAACTTCTGTACTGAGACTATGCTGAAGATGTGGAAAGCAATCAACTCATgtgatgttgttttccaagcagccgaagcaAAGCGTAAAGTGGAGAGCACTACGATAACGAAGACCTGAAGATAAGTGTGGCCATCTATTGATGTAGAGTTGAATTCAGTACTGAACAACAGTGATGAGCCAGTCAGTTCGGAATCATCAACTGCTGATACTTTgcacactgacatgttccacatgctTCCAGGAAGAGGGGATATTGATGAAGATGATATTGCTAAGTGGCTCATTGAGGAAGACTGTGAGAAAGACCAAAGTTAAACAgacgaagaaataatcaaaagtgtgCAGGAAAGTATTGATGACAGTGGTGAAGAAGAGGACATCagaggagagagcatgaagatttctcacactgctggtgctgaagctacagacatcttcctggagtacattatgcaataaACAGATACACACAGTACTGAAGTAGTGCTTGTAAAGAGTTTATGCAATAAAGCATGTCCCATCGCATATCATCTTTGCGACAGTTAAaagtttcatagtgagtgatactgCTGTATAACTACATAAACATTCAGGaaaaagttttctttgaaaataaatgtatcTTTGGACTTAATAAAGTATATCCCCTATGTTTTTAGAATTGTATCTTTGGGTATTTTTAAAATCGCATCTTTGGATTTAATGAAGTATATGTcacctgaataataataataataataataataataataaaatcatacaCAACTATCTAAGATaatggcttagaaaaattcgctatagaagaaaaagtacataaaatggagagagcttatggaataactaggaatgtctactacaaaaggtgtctgtctaaaaatttgaagatgCAGCACTACAACatagtagtaaaaccagaatgtctttatgcaagtgaaCGTTTAGTACTCGAACTACAAATTACACCGacttgaagtcctagaaagaaaaatcattcaaaaaatacttggaccaccaaaaaatacagaggtatggaaattaagaagcaatgaagtaGTTTATCGCGACATAGAAAACGTAAATAAAACACTACGAAAGAGGtgactgctattttttggacacttatacagaatgaacagcaacaggttaaccaaacagatttttaaatatttttaggacaagaagtcaacaatagtctggattcaagaagttaggaaagttttggaaagaaacaacataagtgaaaaagatgcaacagaaaaagagagtttcaagaggaaagtgttaaaaatggaaggattccaaggcaagagggagaagaagacagggtcaaaatggtctgaggagagaaaaaggatacatagtgaaaagatgaaagaatactggaggaacaagaaagaacaacaaagaagaaagCATTGAAACTGGTGTGTGGTCCTTAGATGacgcaaagaaaaaaagaaagaagaagaaaatcataCACATTTAATAACCCAGCAGTTCCATTATCTGGCACCTACGTATGCAAGGAACTGCTATGTTAACGAGCGTCTAGGGTATTTATTTTATCCACCATTACATACCCCAACACTAGTAATCTATACACTTGATACATGTCATATGCATCATAGTACCTGACCACACATTGAACAGAAACGTTTTTGAGTGGAATCTATTTCtctgtttgttttttaatattaatttctgtgtgattgtgaaacctGATGAATATTTTAAAAAACCAACATTTTGAATGAAACAGCAACTGTAAGCAGAAAATAACAACTGTTAAAATGTTTATTGTGGCTGAAAACCTAATTTGCAAGAAAACATTGTATAGGTATTTTGTTTTCACAGGCAAGACTTTCTTTTATGGAAAAAGTGATGACAAAAGCTGACGCAGCACGTGAACTTTTGGATCTGGGCACAACAGTACATATTCAGGGCAAGGTATACGAGCGTTACGAGAGGCGCCAAGTGTTCGTGACAGACATCTGTATCCTTACATGTGCACTGACATCAATCACTTTTATTGTCTCTTGTAGCATTAACGTTGTCTGTGAAACACTTTTTTCTTTTAGCTCTGATACCATTACTTTCACTAAATCTTGTTTTCCTTGCATGCAATATGAAGTAACTAATGTATATGTTTGACTCATTGGGTGAATGGCAAACTAAGGCCTGGAGTTCAACCCTTAGTCAGCCATAAGATTTTATCTGTCTCTCCCATGACTTTCACAGCCGATGGTGATTAGTTTACACTGATGAGCTGAAGCATTGTGACCATTGTGCAGCATGAGACTGAATGCTGCCTGGTAGTGCTACGAGCACATGATGTGGCCCGGGAAATATGTGAGCAGAATAGagcaaatggggaatcattctagcaactaCATGTACTGAAAATTGGGAATGTACTGATGTGAGTAAGTCTGgcaaaggacagattgttatgtCCAGCACTTGGGAGCAGGCAGATTGTAAACAGCAAAGCCAGTCAACAATTCACATGAAACTGTCATGAACATCTATGGAAGGTGGTTGAAGTGTTGTGCTGGACAAAAATACACTTGCTGACGCTATGGTGGGTGCATTGTTTTGCTCTGGGAGGGGACCGAGTGGATACTATAACACGGAgaatattatttcagttttttataaCATAGATAAGAAAATTACTTTGTCCAATCCATTTCGTGAGTATTTACTACTGTCTCTCAACATTGTCTCGCTTGATACAGACAAAATTAAAAGTCTCTCACTCTGAGTATGTGCAATAGTAACCTTCGCTTATAGCTCTGCCTAATACATTGATTACACAACTGGCATACTAGAAGACGATGCTGTCATCTTAAGTCAGTGCTCACTGACTGGGGCAGGATGGTTCTGTGCTTGGCGGTAAATAGACAAGTGCATGCGGCGGCATAGTGAAATGTTTGTAGGCCTGGCTGCGTTGCTGTTGCTCATTCGTTGATGCAACTTGCAGCGACTATTGTTTCTTGTGGTCGTGTTGCGAGATATCGACCTTCCTCAGGCACCTCGCTCTTCAGACGACAGCACGTAAAGGACAGTGAAATCATGAGTAGGTGACAAGTCCGTGAATATCCTTGTCTCATAATAGAATGTGGAAGTCAGAGACTTGCCAGTCTATAAAGCAGCATAGATCTGTGGCAGACCTGATGGCATACTACAATGCTGCAGCAGGCAGAAGTGTTTTGAAGCAAACTATACAGCACACACTGTtgagtgtgccccccccccccccccccccatcagacgACCACTATGTGGTCCCGCGTTGACCCGATGACATCGTCAGTAGTGATTACAGTGGACATGGGATTGTCGACACTGGACTGTGGATCAGTGGAAATATGTCTTGTAGCTGGATGAATCATGTTAATTGTTACAGCAGATCAACATTCAGGTCTGGATACACTGCCGTCTGTGTGCTCAAAATATGCACCACTCCGATATCACGGGCCTTTGTAggcagtgttatggtatggggggcATTCACCTGCACTTCCGTGGGCCACTGTGAGCCGTAGCTGTGGCTACATGAACATTATTATGGACCACCAGCATCCctacattttccagcaggataattgtcgaTCTCACAAGGTCATAATTGTCTTACAGCTGTTTGAGAAGTGTCTCGGCCACAGAATTTGGTTGATCTAAACCCAATGGAATGCGTGGGGGTTGCTGTCGGGGCCAGTTCCGCACCCACAAACCATCAGTCTGTGATTTATGGGAATTGTGTAGTCTGTGTGTAGATACCGGGTGCCACACACTTCTGGAAACTGACTGAGGACTAATTGAACAGTTGCTGCTATATTGTATTCTGAAAGTATACCACTACACTATTAAACTAATGGgttgtctcatcagtgtatatgaaaaATGGCAAGAGGCATGGTGGTGTGGGGTGCACATTAAATTATATGTCCACCTAAAACTGAGTAAGGAAGCCAGTTCAAAAGCTGGAGCAAGGATGCCTAATGAAGTGCAGTAGTGTCACGTGAAGCTTCAGGAGGTCAGTGATCTTTGTTTGAGCTCCTACTCTCTTTTCTGCCCACCCAtgcttctccccccctccccctcccccttttcaacTCTGTTTCCTTTCATCTTCACAGCTGGTGGGTTCCTCTCATCCTGGGGTCTGAGTGACCTGTCTTCCCCACCCTCCCTTTCCTGACCTAGGATGGCTTATGTGCTTTCATGTGAGTCTGTCGGTAGTACTAACATTTCTGCTGAATTACTAGCAAACAATTCTGTCTCAGTTTTATAATGTTCTGTAGATTAGTTGTGGTTCAATCTCTCAACTGAAGGCCAAAACAACAACATCGACAAATTTTGGTACATTAAGTCTCATTTCCACAGGCAATGATACTACCACACTGGCCAGACAGGTGGCCTCTGGAACCACCCTACTGTCTCAGTGATGCCAGCTGAcctgacagaaaaattaaaaattgtttaactTGCTGGCCACATGCACCTTCCCCCACCACCATTCAAGACTTTCAGAAAATGCTACTATGTGGAGCTGTTCTCATTCTGCTTTTTTTATTGGACAGCACCTTTCATTTATGTATGTGAATAGTTAGTGTCATGTTGAATGAATGAGCTTTGTCTTCAGCTAAGTGACTAAATACTTTGTAAAGTGGCAAACTGTTCTAAACCTTGTGATGGGGTTCTAATAACAGCCTTCAGCAGTTCTTTATAATCGGCTGTAATAAAGAAACACAACATCattgtaaatgatgatgatgattggtttgtggggcactcaactgcgtggttatcagtgcccatacaaagtctcATTTTTTATGCAGTCCATTGTTTTTACactgtccaatctagccactgtcacaaatgatgatgatgatgatgatgatgatgaagaagacaacacaaacacccagtccctggacagagagaatccccaacccggcccggaatcgaacttgggaccccgtgatccagaggcagcaacgatatccactagaccacgagctgcggactattgtaAATGACGTAACATTTTCCAAAAGTTTCATAACTGAGAGTACGGGCTTGTCGAAATTCGTATTACTGCATAACAATCaatattttgaatatattgtaTTATGATGAAGTggaattatatttttttatttatctcttcAGAGATATAAAGCTGGCTTTGACCTAATTAAAACAGCATGTAAATATAATAGTGCTCTTGTTGACACAATCACTGAATGATGAATGTTCCGCACAGTAGTAGAAAATTTGGTGATAAAATTAAGTAAAGAATATAATATATTTACAGTATCTGTGACCTATCAGAGCCTTGACTAACTCTAAAAATAAAAATGAGGCAGAACTTTTGAGAGAAAAGCAGTACTTTGCAATATAACTACAGGGTATTATAAGTACCAGGCACAATTTCAAGTGAAAATATAGAAATTGTCTTTTTAGAAAAGAAGCGAGCATTCAACAGCAATAATAAAGAAGTCTGCAGTTGCCAGGTGTCCCAGCGTTATGTGGAATGTAAGGCGAGCTGCCGTGTCATGTCGCACATATGCCTAATTTTGCATAGAACAAGAAATGTAGCtcaaaaggatttagaaaacagtttttacttattcatttatttttcgaaCAACGCTTTGTCCTGTGTCAACAATGATGTTACTAGTGTGTTGATGCTCCCCAAGCAATTTCAACGAGGAATACGTTTTCGTACTTGTTATTTGTGAGGCTATGTTCTTCTGGTTAACATTATGTTTATGCCTGCATGTCTTATTTAAATTGATGCTGTTTTGAATATAGTACAAATAGGAACTCAGATTTGCATGTGGAAACACTGACTCGTCTCAGTgggtgatagggggggggggggggggggttgcctgtGCAAATTATTGTTGCCTGTGGAGAGATGGCTTTACTTCAGGTGCGAACCAGGATGATTAATAAGTGGCTTTTCCATCTGAGCAAGTACTCCAACCGTAATGACCTAACAACTGGCGAGTTGTTCAATTCTCATCTTCCTTTTTCTTTTGCTTGAATACTTACCTTTGGTTGTTTCTCAGTTTAACACAGTTTCCATTTAGTTAATTTGTAGTTGTTCATCTTGTTTATTACTGAAAAAGTGTGTTAAAGTCGCATGCAATACATGCTATTTGACTGATGCAGTCTGTCAGCTCTTGGCAACAAGTTTCACTGCACTTGTATCGATTCCTTCAACCTTAACACACATTTATCTGTCATCAAGAgcttagaagaagaagcagatcaCATTTTGAAAGTTTGTGCATTGTATAAGATGTATGACCGCGTAGAATCTGCCAGGAAAGCTAAGACTCTGGATTTAGTACTGGAAATTTCCCATTTTCCAGAAAGGCAACATCGACGAGCATATGATCCGTGGATTATATAGGTTAACTTGTTATGCAGAACTTCTGATTTTACCTAAAATTCCTTCTgtaccatttcttttatttttatgctttgctctCTTGCTCTTAGTTTTACCCCATTGTTTTGTAAATTCATTTTTACTTTTTgggcaataaatatttttttttacttggttGGTTGGTCTGTGAATGGTTAAACGTTGATGTACATAACAGTTTTTGTTGATGTGTTTTAAGAAAATATATGTTTAGATGTTTTGACCAATGAAGAATACAGCATTGTGTTTTTTCTGTGATTGTTAAATAAATGATATTATCACTATTTATTCTGTGTGTAAATattcttctgttttgtgtgtaatGGCATACTTTAATATCCTTAAATGCTTTTACTTGCCGTGTATAAACAGCTGTTTACACTTGTTAATGTATGTATTTAGTTGATGAATCTGTTTCGCTGTAAACCTCAGATGCTGGTTTATCACTTATACCTAGAACCTCTCTATGCTATGAATAGGTAACAATAACCTTTACAGTATATCATTAGGTTCAGTGGCACCTTTTGAGACGGTCTGATAAACACTCTCAACAGTTGTTCAGTGTTATTCCAACATTTGAGGCACTGCTCTCAGGCCTCTTTTGAAATACTCTAAGGATAATCCCTCAtagatatcaaacaaaataacTAATTACAAAAGCTTTTTAAAGTGGGATATCTCGGGAGTGAAGACTGCTACATATACACAGCAAGCTATCTGTCTGCCAAGTtgccactgccaaattgtggctGAGAGTCAGCTGGATTACCCAGTTCCCAAGCATACCATCTAATACAGTTCTTGATTTTGATTGCTTCAGAGTGTGTGTGGCTTGGATTCTTCCTAACTGCACCAGTTTTTGTGAGTTATGCAGTTGGAAACTCTCCTTGCAACATATGCCTTGTTTCccatagtctcccccccccccccccctgccagccCAGCCTTTGCTAGTCCCTGACCTCCCCCTCTCCTGCTCCAACCACTCCAGCCTGATACACATCTGCTGTTAACCCAGTGCGCCTCCAAAGTcttttctcctctcctctcctctcctctcctgctcctttcccccctcccagtGCAGCCTCTCCatgctgcacctagcagcccacCATCCTGTCACCCTCACCTCTACCATACTTACCCCCACTATTTGCCCCAGCCGAAATCACTGTTAACTCTGGTAGTGTCTCACTGGCTGGAGATGAGAGTGACTGTGTATGAGTGtatatgaatgtgtatgtgtttttctAAATCGGAAGGACTGTCCAAAAGTTTAATCTAGTTTTACAAGTGCCTGTCTGCTGCTCAGTGTCACCTCTATGTGGTGAACGACTTTCTATCCTCTTCATATTGTTGTTCTGCATAAATTGTGATAGGTATGGTCATTGGATGGTACTTCATACCAATACTAGCTACTCGTTTTTGTATTCTGTTTATATATGAAGCAGTGGGAAAGGTACTATCTGCATTTGTTCCATTCTTACTAAAACTGCTCTAACTTGATTGTCACGGCCACTGTGCAAGAAGATAATGAAGACAATAGTCAACTTCAATTAACTTTAcccaaaatacactgcctgacaataaaACCAAATCACCCAGAGGACATTGTTGGATGTTGGGTAACTTAGTTCacttacactccaagacaaaagaaaacggacaccatgaaggaattatgtaaattggtcacaaattgacatTTGTACAAACGtgatggaaaatgcaaaattgtaaactttgggacaaccgatggatgaatgtgtgatgcaGTTGGCGAGGATATTAAACAGGTGACATgtagataccagggcataaagtctttgcgaatttcattctgtgtactcaatTGGACAGTAACTGTGCCTCGCAGACAGGTGCACGAACaacatacgcagatgtcagcatttgacagAGTATGTGTAGCTGGGCTGAAAGAAGCCAGTTGGAATATTAGGGCAATTGAATGGGAGCAATGCCACTGTCTGACAattttggcaggaatgggt from Schistocerca serialis cubense isolate TAMUIC-IGC-003099 chromosome 10, iqSchSeri2.2, whole genome shotgun sequence encodes the following:
- the LOC126424782 gene encoding uncharacterized protein LOC126424782 isoform X6, which produces MMDDGTGAIVCKLNKNLKIDEERYEELLLSKRRIAESPMPAHVKQARLSFMEKVMTKADAARELLDLGTTVHIQGKVYERYERRQVFVTDISVIKSLEEEADHILKVCALYKMYDRVESARKAKTLDLVLEISHFPERQHRRAYDPWII
- the LOC126424782 gene encoding CST complex subunit STN1-like isoform X3, translating into MRQHHIFTFAYIFKGRFTKSVDIMGTVTSRAEYASFFIYIVDDGTGAIVCKLNKNLKIDEERYEELLLSKRRIAESPMPAHVKQARLSFMEKVMTKADAARELLDLGTTVHIQGKVYERYERRQVFVTDISVIKSLEEEADHILKVCALYKMYDRVESARKAKTLDLVLEISHFPERQHRRAYDPWII